Genomic DNA from Thermogemmatispora onikobensis:
GACGGGACGGCGATCGACCTCCACGACGGGGGCGATCTGCGCGCCCGTGCCGCAGAGGAAGATCTCTTCGGCGTTGTATAGCTCAGTGCGGTCGATGCAGCGCTCGCGGGTGATGCGTCCCAGCTCGCGGCGGGCCAGCTCCATCACGGTGTCGCGGGTGATTCCCAGCAGGATATTTTCGGTAGGGGCCGGTGTGACCAGTTCGCCGTTGAGCACCAGGAAGATGTTTTCGGCGCTGCCTTCGGAGACGTGGCCTTCGTGAGTGAGCATGATGGCCTCGTCATAGCCGTTCTGCAGGGCTTCGCTTTTGGCCAGTGCCGAGTTGACGTAAGCACCACAGACTTTGGCGCGCGCGGGAATGGCGTTGTCGTCGATCCGCCGCCAACTGGAGACGCAGCAGCGCAGGCCCGTGGTGGCCACGTAGTCCCCAAACGGCTCCGTCGTAATCAGGAAGCTATCGCTAATGCCGTGCAGGCGAACGCCGATCGTTTGATCGCTCTTATAGGCGACGGGCCGGATGTAGATGTCCTGGCGCTGGTTGTTGCGCCGTACCAGCTCGACTGTGATCTCCAGCAGCTGCTCGACGGTATAAGGCAGACTGATTTGCAGCGTTTTGCAAGAGCGCAGTAGCCGCTCGTAGTGTTCGCGAGCCCGGAAGAGGTAGAGCTGCTGATCCTGCTCATTCCAGTAGCCGCGGATACCCTCGAAGCAGCCAGTGCCATAGGCAAAGCCATGCGTGCGTACGGAGATCACCCCGCGCTCGACGGGGACGAACTCGCCGTTCATGAAGAGTTCCTGGGCTTCCATCGCTGTTGTGGCAGAAAGCTCCGTTGCTCTCTGCCTTCCCTCCTTCTGCAGAATAGGCTCTTGCTGAGTTTCTTGGCCTGCTATATGTAGTCTGCTCTGCCCGACCTGGCGTGGCGCAGGCAGGCCGGTTTGCGTGGTGGGCCGCTGGCTGGTTGGTCGGGGCTGGCTAGAGAATAGTTTTCCCCAGAGCAGAGAGCACCAGCCCGACGGCGAGCGAGGCGGTGGCGTTCTCGCGGTCCAGGATCGGGTTGACCTCGACCACGTCGATAGAACAGAGCTGACCGCAGGCGGCAAGCAGCTCCATTGAGAGATGAGCCTCGCGGTAGCTGA
This window encodes:
- a CDS encoding branched-chain amino acid transaminase, producing MEAQELFMNGEFVPVERGVISVRTHGFAYGTGCFEGIRGYWNEQDQQLYLFRAREHYERLLRSCKTLQISLPYTVEQLLEITVELVRRNNQRQDIYIRPVAYKSDQTIGVRLHGISDSFLITTEPFGDYVATTGLRCCVSSWRRIDDNAIPARAKVCGAYVNSALAKSEALQNGYDEAIMLTHEGHVSEGSAENIFLVLNGELVTPAPTENILLGITRDTVMELARRELGRITRERCIDRTELYNAEEIFLCGTGAQIAPVVEVDRRPVGSSQIGPISKALQDLYFEVVRGKRPEYRARWCTPVYSSVPASAS